In a genomic window of Rhododendron vialii isolate Sample 1 chromosome 12a, ASM3025357v1:
- the LOC131309572 gene encoding uncharacterized protein LOC131309572, with the protein MSCPKRRAETGVAQYPVNNGISNLSFILNYQLALVEDFLVPNHVFELNFRTAWGSTEATEWNDSGVKPTTEHRSSLLQVTDIIPADLDEKNLWPKHRFYVKVSDSSHSIYVSLPFEQDDLVLSNKMQLGQYICVDKLEPGSPVPVVKGAKPLPGRHPLVGTPEPLMGLRERGERSEQKPISYNSAPRRGSWGTGQVGTGDSVSSVSVLVSNSSPSSLKPVPLDFDQCSIPIKERTNSGRFGGIFPGSPMISGRAVKDGSSSGGGSVIRSSFGGGLLSKMVDSKGDSTSLALVRKSCVTPSVSKFPRSKSVRNREPRIPRSPYNTAVGAFCLFAIPFLKISFLIEVLKSLFSFVCSISGEEK; encoded by the exons ATgagttgccccaagcgtagggcagaGACCggtgtagcacaatatccg GTGAATAACGGCATCTCTAATCTTAGTTTCATATTGAACTACCAGCTAGCACTAGTGGAAG ATTTCTTGGTACCCAATCACGTTTTCGAGTTAAATTTCCGAACGGCCTGGGGTTCTACTGAAGCGACTGAATGGAATGATTCTGGGGTTAAACCCACAACCGAACACCGCAGCTCGCTATTACAGGTCACCGACATCATCCCCGCGGAtcttgacgagaagaatctgTGGCCGAAACACAGGTTTTACGTCAAGGTTTCGGATTCTTCCCACTCAATCTACGTCAGTCTGCCCTTTGAACAAGATGACCTTGTTTTGAGCAACAAAATGCAGCTGGGTCAGTACATCTGCGTGGACAAGTTGGAACCCGGGTCGCCTGTTCCGGTGGTTAAGGGCGCCAAGCCGCTTCCCGGCCGCCACCCGCTGGTGGGCACGCCGGAGCCGTTGatgggtttgagagagagaggagagagaagtgagCAGAAACCCATTTCATATAACTCCGCTCCAAGAAGAGGGTCATGGGGAACAGGGCAGGTTGGAACAGGGGACTCTGTTTCCTCTGTTTCTGTTCTTGTTTCTAATTCCTCACCTTCGAGCTTAAAGCCTGTTCCTTTGGACTTTGATCAGTGCAGTATACCGATAAAAGAGAGAACTAATTCGGGGAGATTCGGCGGTATTTTTCCAGGTTCGCCGATGATAAGTGGCAGGGCTGTGAAAGACGGAAGCTCAAGTGGTGGTGGGTCTGTTATTAGGTCTTCATTTGGAGGAGGGCTTTTGTCTAAAATGGTGGATTCGAAGGGGGATTCGACCAGTCTTGCTTTGGTTAGGAAAAGCTGTGTGACTCCGTCTGTGTCGAAGTTTCCGAGGAGCAAGAGTGTTCGCAATAGAGAGCCGAGGATCCCTAGGAGTCCCTACAACACAGCTGTAGGTGCATTTTGCCTCTTTGCCAttccatttttgaaaatttctttcTTGATAGAAGTTTTGAAGAGCCTTTTCTCTTTCGTTTGTTCTATTTCAGGAGAAGAAAAGTGA